In Anaerosporomusa subterranea, one DNA window encodes the following:
- a CDS encoding YeeE/YedE thiosulfate transporter family protein: protein MKQDRGWSPYLAGALSGLVSIGSVWFVGKYLGASTTFVRTTGMLEKIFSPERVASMPYFIKEVPMIDWQWMFVIGVALGAFVAAKSSGSFRWQAVPTMWQEQFGPHITPRAKIAFIGGIVAMFGARLADGCPSGHGLSGSLQLAVSGFIALASFFIGGLISANWLYKGGGK from the coding sequence ATGAAACAAGACAGAGGCTGGAGCCCTTATCTTGCCGGGGCACTCAGCGGCTTGGTGTCAATAGGCTCTGTTTGGTTTGTTGGTAAATACCTTGGTGCATCGACAACTTTTGTCCGTACGACCGGAATGCTGGAGAAGATCTTTTCTCCTGAACGGGTCGCAAGCATGCCTTACTTTATCAAGGAAGTACCAATGATTGACTGGCAATGGATGTTCGTTATAGGCGTTGCCCTCGGGGCATTCGTGGCAGCGAAGTCATCCGGCAGTTTTCGCTGGCAGGCAGTTCCTACTATGTGGCAGGAACAGTTTGGGCCACACATCACGCCAAGGGCAAAAATTGCCTTTATCGGTGGAATTGTGGCCATGTTCGGCGCGCGGCTTGCCGACGGCTGCCCTAGCGGGCATGGCTTAAGCGGTTCGCTGCAGCTTGCAGTCAGCGGATTTATTGCGCTAGCCAGTTTCTTCATCGGCGGCCTGATTTCGGCGAATTGGCTTTATAAAGGTGGTGGAAAGTAA
- a CDS encoding DUF6691 family protein, whose product MDLIYGLITGVLFGIFLQKGRVLRYDKQIAALRLQDMTIVKFMLSHVAVAMVGVYLLYDLGLVKLSLKPTILGGVIIGGLLFGLGWGLLGYCPGTSLGALGEGRWDSVWGILGMLVGAGLYAEAYPYLEKTVLTWGNYGKITIPQILGVNHWLIIVPFLLGTVFLFRWLEKRGL is encoded by the coding sequence ATGGATTTGATTTATGGTCTGATTACCGGTGTTTTGTTTGGCATCTTTCTGCAGAAGGGCCGTGTGCTGCGTTATGACAAGCAGATTGCAGCCCTGCGGCTGCAGGATATGACCATCGTCAAATTTATGCTGTCCCATGTCGCTGTAGCCATGGTCGGCGTTTATCTGCTCTATGATCTGGGATTGGTAAAGCTGTCCTTGAAGCCTACCATCCTAGGCGGGGTCATTATCGGCGGCTTACTGTTCGGCTTAGGCTGGGGATTGCTTGGCTACTGCCCGGGCACTTCCTTGGGAGCGTTGGGTGAAGGACGATGGGATTCTGTTTGGGGTATTTTAGGTATGCTGGTCGGGGCAGGGTTATATGCTGAAGCCTATCCATACTTAGAAAAGACTGTTCTTACTTGGGGTAATTACGGCAAAATTACTATTCCTCAAATTTTAGGCGTCAATCATTGGTTGATCATTGTACCGTTTTTACTAGGGACGGTTTTCTTGTTCCGATGGTTAGAGAAAAGAGGGCTGTAG